Proteins encoded in a region of the Perognathus longimembris pacificus isolate PPM17 chromosome 11, ASM2315922v1, whole genome shotgun sequence genome:
- the LOC125359856 gene encoding olfactory receptor 2AG2-like — protein MYFLLSQLSFIDLLYSSAFVPKIAIDFLSGRNHISFISCGIQFFLFMLLMGAECLLLAVMAYDRYVAVCHPLHYSILMCPTVSASMVAGTWSCALLNGLIHVTYTMNLHYCPSRQIHHFFCEISALLRLVCTDTSLYENSLFISGIIFLLLPILAIMASYGKILFTVVGLRSNVGKRKALATCSSHIIVVSLFYGTAISKYFLPKAYHTAEQDKVNSIFYTILTPMLNPLIYSLRNKEVAGALRKVLGREILIRRLTSQQLWNCLADGHVHKETSQPACPGLRPPTSTEASGSSLFIPTRFPVQSARLCSSTGLTRLCYTDRNHKLAFNKLNCQGGLPHTLVAHDGHLPGLGLRHLSGLNLGPTTSTVVVAPDAVIGSLPTRGRVACRAEAVVWML, from the exons ATGTATTTTCTTCTCAGCCAGCTGTCCTTCATCGATCTCTTGTATAGCTCAGCTTTTGTCCCCAAGATAGCCATTGACTTCTTGTCTGGGAGGAATCACATTTCTTTCATTAGCTGTGGAATTCAGTTCTTCCTCTTCATGTTACTCATGGGAGCAGAGTGCCTTCTCCTGGCAGTCATGgcttatgaccgctatgtggctgTATGCCATCCACTCCATTACTCAATTCTCATGTGCCCCACAGTCTCGGCTTCCATGGTTGCAGGAACATGGTCATGTGCTCTGCTCAATGGCCTGATTCATGTTACATACACTATGAATCTACATTACTGCCCTTCCAGGCAAATTCATCACTTCTTTTGTGAGATCTCAGCGCTCCTCAGACTTGTTTGTACTGACACTTCTCTGTATGAAAACAGTCTTTTCATCAGTGGGATTATATTCCTCCTCCTTCCAATATTGGCCATCATGGCCTCCTATGGGAAAATCCTTTTCACTGTTGTGGGGTTAAGATCGAATGTGGGGAAGAGAAAGGCCTTGGCAACTTGTTCTTCGCATATAATTGTAGTTTCTCTCTTCTATGGCACAGCCATCAGTAAGTATTTTCTTCCCAAAGCATACCACACTGCTGAGCAGGACAAAGTGAACTCCATCTTCTACACCATCCTCACACCCATGCTCAACCCCCTCATCTACAGCCTTCGAAACAAAGAAGTAGCTGGGGCACTCAGGAAAGTTCTGGGAAG GGAAATTTTAATTAGAAGGCTGACCTCACAGCAGCTATGGAACTGTTTGGCAGATGGTCATGTACACAAGGAAACTTCTCAGCCAGCCTGTCCTG GCCTTAGGCCCCCAACTTCCACGGAGGCCTCAGGCTCCTCTCTGTTCATCCCCACCCGGTTCCCTGTCCAGTCTGCTCGGCTCTGCTCCTCCACAGGCCTGACTAGGCTCTGCTACACTGACAG GAATCACAAACTGGCCTTCAACAAACTGAATTGTCAAGGAGGACTTCCCCACACACTGGTAGCCCATGATGGCCATCTTCCAGGACTTGGACTGAGGCACCTCAGCGGCCTCAACCTTGGCCCAACCACATCAACTGTGGTGGTGGCTCCAGATGCTGTGATAGGCAGCCTCCCTACCCGGGGAAGAGTGGCCTGCAGAGCAGAAGCAGTGGTGTGGATGTTGTAA